A genome region from Clostridium pasteurianum includes the following:
- a CDS encoding PTS sugar transporter subunit IIA, with protein MKLTELLDKNAMCLDLKANTKYEVIDEMIGLLSSAGVIKDRDLFKKEIINRENLGCTGIGFGIAIPHAKTSAVKKPTVAFGISKSGVDYDSIDSKKVNLIFMIAVGDNDSDLHLKALANLSRSLMHKEFREKLLNAKTENDILNIFNS; from the coding sequence ATGAAGTTAACAGAATTATTAGATAAGAATGCAATGTGCCTTGATTTAAAAGCTAATACTAAATATGAAGTTATTGATGAAATGATAGGTCTATTGAGCAGTGCTGGAGTTATTAAAGACAGAGATTTATTTAAAAAGGAGATAATTAATAGAGAAAACCTTGGATGCACTGGCATTGGATTTGGGATTGCTATACCACATGCAAAGACATCGGCAGTTAAGAAGCCAACAGTAGCTTTTGGAATCAGTAAATCAGGAGTCGATTATGATTCTATTGATAGTAAAAAAGTAAATTTGATATTTATGATTGCAGTAGGTGATAATGACAGTGATTTACATCTTAAGGCTCTAGCTAATTTATCACGTTCACTTATGCATAAAGAGTTTAGAGAGAAGCTATTAAATGCAAAAACAGAGAATGATATATTAAATATTTTTAATAGCTAA
- a CDS encoding response regulator transcription factor — protein MARRIYLVEDERSLNVLLDKYLTKEGYSVTTFYDGNSAKQKIKDMPDLWILDIMLPDTDGYELIKDIKQNNKSTPVIFMSARNEELDRVIGLELGSDDYLSKPFLPRELVIRTNKLMERIYSDNEAKYNDDIKIGEYVLSKKQRAVFFREEELQLTNKEFELLSYLVDNKNNVISRDQILMYVWGNDYFGSDRVVDDTIRRLRKKVSKLTIETIYGYGYKLVNR, from the coding sequence TTGGCAAGAAGAATATATTTAGTTGAAGATGAGAGAAGTTTGAATGTCCTACTAGATAAGTATCTTACGAAAGAGGGATACAGTGTAACTACATTTTATGATGGTAATTCTGCTAAACAGAAAATAAAGGATATGCCTGATTTATGGATATTAGATATAATGCTTCCAGATACGGATGGATATGAGCTTATTAAAGATATTAAGCAAAATAATAAAAGTACACCGGTTATATTTATGTCTGCACGTAATGAGGAACTAGATAGAGTAATTGGATTGGAACTTGGCAGTGACGATTATTTATCTAAACCTTTTTTGCCAAGAGAGCTTGTTATAAGAACTAATAAGCTTATGGAAAGAATATATAGTGATAATGAAGCTAAATATAATGATGATATAAAGATTGGAGAATATGTATTAAGCAAAAAACAGAGAGCTGTATTCTTTAGGGAGGAAGAGTTGCAGCTTACAAATAAGGAATTTGAGCTTTTAAGTTATCTTGTTGATAATAAAAACAATGTAATATCTAGGGATCAGATACTTATGTATGTATGGGGAAATGATTATTTTGGTTCAGATAGGGTAGTAGATGATACTATAAGGAGACTTAGAAAAAAAGTAAGTAAACTAACTATAGAAACAATATATGGATATGGGTATAAGTTGGTGAATAGATGA
- a CDS encoding class II fructose-bisphosphate aldolase, with the protein MLVSGNELLEDAFKNNYAIPAFNFNNMENVQAIIDGAEELNSPVIIQTTEGAINYAGFEYIADIGIGAARRARVPVALHLDHGQKFQYEVKAIRLGWTSLMIDASREEFDANVERVKEVVKVAKPLGISVEAEIGKVGGKEDDIDFDSSVYTTVDEAKRFYDEVLCDSLAVAVGTQHGIYKGEVVLNFDRIKEIKNALKIPIVLHGSSGVPLNLLKEAVQSGINKVNFDTDLKLANHKALKSFIENNPDVYDTRKIYNSCREAMKETVKEKIMTCMSNNRSWL; encoded by the coding sequence TTGTTAGTTAGCGGTAATGAACTTTTAGAAGATGCGTTTAAAAATAATTATGCCATTCCTGCATTTAATTTTAACAACATGGAAAATGTTCAAGCTATAATTGATGGGGCTGAAGAGCTTAATTCACCAGTTATAATTCAAACAACAGAAGGTGCAATAAATTATGCGGGATTTGAATATATTGCGGATATTGGTATTGGAGCAGCTAGAAGAGCGAGAGTTCCAGTAGCACTTCATCTGGATCATGGTCAAAAGTTTCAATATGAAGTAAAGGCTATAAGATTAGGATGGACATCACTTATGATTGATGCTTCAAGGGAAGAGTTTGATGCCAATGTAGAGCGTGTCAAGGAAGTAGTAAAGGTAGCAAAACCACTTGGAATATCTGTTGAAGCAGAAATAGGTAAAGTAGGTGGAAAAGAGGATGACATAGATTTTGATAGTAGTGTTTATACAACTGTAGATGAAGCAAAAAGATTTTATGATGAAGTCCTTTGTGATTCACTGGCAGTGGCAGTAGGAACACAGCATGGAATTTATAAGGGAGAAGTAGTTCTTAATTTTGATAGAATAAAGGAAATAAAAAACGCTCTTAAAATTCCTATAGTATTACATGGATCTTCAGGAGTACCTCTTAATTTATTAAAAGAAGCCGTTCAAAGTGGGATAAATAAAGTAAACTTTGATACAGACTTAAAGCTTGCTAACCATAAGGCATTAAAGAGTTTCATAGAGAATAATCCTGATGTATATGATACTAGGAAGATATATAACAGTTGTAGGGAAGCTATGAAAGAGACTGTAAAAGAAAAGATTATGACATGTATGTCAAATAATCGTTCTTGGCTCTAG